The Desulfatibacillum aliphaticivorans DSM 15576 region AATCCGGTTAATCTGTTTATTAACAGGATTCCCGATTGCTCCCAAATAAGTCAAGCAAAACCCGGTCCATTTTATTCCGAATTTGCAGTTTTATCCGAAATAATGATATGGTTTTTTCGCCCATCCCGAAAACCCAAACCACCGGTCTTGGAAGGAATTCGCCATGAAACGCCTGTTTTCCCTGTTTTTTACTTTGATATTCGTTCTGACCGCCTATTTTCTGTTTTGGCCGGTCCCCGTGGACCCGGCGGCGTGGCAGGCCCCGGAGGACCTGGGCTACACCGGGCCGTTTTCCGCCAACAACAAACTTGCGGGCCTGGAATTCGTGAACATAGGTCCCGGAACCGGGCCCGAAGCCGTGGCCGTGGATGCGGAGGGCCGCATTTACACGGGAACGGCCCAGGGCTGGATTGTGCGTCTGGACAAGGACGGCAAGAATCCCCAAAATTGGGTCAATACCGCCGGCAGGCCCTTGGGCATGGCCTTCTCGCCCGACGGAAATCTGATAGTCGCTGACGCCGTGGAAGGTCTGTTGTCAATCGGGCCGGACGGACAAGTCGCCGTCCTGGCCAATACGGCCCAGGGAGTCCCCATCGCTTACGCGGACGACCTGGACGCCGCCCAGGACGGAAAAATCTATTTTACCGACGCATCCGTCAAGTTCAACCCCTCCACAGTGGGAGACTCCGTGGACGCCAGCATGCTGGACCTCATCGAGCACGGCGGAAACGGCCGTTTGCTCATGTACGATCCAAACACGAAAAGGGCCTCCGTGCTGGTTGACGGGCTTCAGTTCGCCAATGGCGTGGCCGTCTCCCACGACGGCATGTCCGTCCTGTTCAACGAAACCGGCGCATACAGGGTCATGCGCTATTGGCTGGAAGGGCCTCTTAAAGGCAAGGTCACGCCGGTCCTGGAAAACCTACCGGGCTTCCCGGACAACATCACCCGGGGCATGGACGGCCGCTACTGGGTGGCCCTGGTGGCGCCCAGGAACGCCTTGCTGGACAAGCTCTCGGATCAGCCCTTTGCGCGGAAAATCCTCGTTCGCATGCCCAAGTTCATCCGCCCCAAGGCCGAGCATTACGGACATATCTTCGCCATTAACGACCAGGGCAAGGTGCTTGTGGACCTCCAGGACCCCTCCGGTATGTTCCCGGCCAACACCAGCGCCCTGGAAACCCCCGCCCACATACTCCTGGGCAGCCTGGAAGCCCCCCACATGGCAAGGCTGGACAAAAGGCAATTTCAAGGCCTGGGTGTGGAGCAATGATTCAAAGAAATTGTTGCAATATGTCAGTTTAAACCCTGTTGACACAACATACAAATTACGTTAGGGATTCGTTAGAAAAAGAGGCGGAAGAATTCGCCCGCGAGTTAAGGCAGTTACAATTGTTTTAAAACGGCGTTTCAAACGCCGTAAAAATTAAAGTCGGTTAAGAAGGCCGCGAAGGCCGTTTGTATTTTTTGCAAACGGACTCGCGGCCTTTTTTTGTTGGGAGGGGGCGAATTATCGCCTGTAATTTAAATTTGTTAGGATAGAGAGGGAGAGGAAGTGAAAAGGCTCAACAGTATGAAAATCATGATTGTGGGGGCGCTGGCTGCGTCATTGGCCTTTGGCCCGGCCTACGCCCAGGAAGAGCAACCTAAAAAACTGGAGAAGATGGTTGTCTCTGCGGCGAAAATGGAAACCAGCGTGGACAAGACGCCCACGAACATCACGGTGTTTACTCGCGAAGAAATCGAGCAAATGCCCAAGACCACTACCATCAACGAGTTGCTCAGGCAGGTTCCGGGCTTATACATCCCCCAATACCAGTCGGGCGTAGCCAATGACGGAGTTTACAGCGCCAGGGGCTCCGAGCCCTCCACCACGGGCCTCCGTTTTTTGGTTAACGGGATAGAGTTTAACAAGGGCAACGGATACACCGTGCCCACCCGTATTCCCATCAATGACATTGAACGCATCGAAGTCATCAAGACGGCCTCGGCGGAATATGGAGATCAGGCCATAGGAGGGCTCATCAATGTGGTGACCCGGGTTTCGAACAAGCCCCTGGAAGCCAAAGCCGGAGTGTCTGTGGGCGATTTCAATTACGAAAATTATTACACGGTGATCAACGGAACCAGGAACAAATGGGAATATTTTGTGGACATGTCCTTTTCCAACAGCGAGGGATACCAGGACGAAGCCTATTATGACCCTGAAAATTTTTACACCCGCCTGGCCTACAACATTGACGAAACCTCCGTGTGCGAGTTCCACGGCTCCCACATGGCCTCCAAAGGGGCCTGGCCAAAATCATTGACCCAGGCCCAGTTGGATGAAGACCCCACACAAAGCCCGGGAGGCTCCAACGAATTTGAAAACGATTATAACCTGGCGGCGTTGGCGTACAAAAAGAAGTTAGGCGACGACGAACTCCAGGTGAAGGTCATCGGCAAGGATGAATGGGTCTGGATGGATTACGGCCTGGACTTTGAATTCGATGAATGGGAGATCTTTCCCTCGGTCACTTACAACCTGCGCCATTCCATGGGGTCCATGAAAAACAGCATCCTCTTCGGCGTGGAAGGCCGGAAGCACGAACTGACCACCCAATTGTGGACGCGGAAAAACAACGCAAAATTCAAGAAAACCAAGCACACCTTGCGGGAAGACAATTCCTTCGCCCTTTATATCGTGGACCAATGCTCCATTACGGACGCCCTTACGGTCACCTTGGGGGGCCGCTACGACTCCTACGAACAGGAACAGACGGGCCGGGTGAATCCGGCCAACTCCGTGGATCAATCCGACGAGGCCTTCAGCCCCAAAATTGGCGCCACCTACACGATCAACCAGTACGCCAACCTGTTTGCGGGCTTTAACAGCGGCTTCAAAAGCCCGGCCCGCGTGCCTGGAGCCGCGTACTCGGCGGACCTGGACCCGGAAAGGACCCTGTCCTACGAGACCGGCGTGCGCGGATTTTTCAATAGCTGGCTGTCCTATACTGTTTGCGGCTTCCTGAATCAGTACAAGGATAAATGGGTGAAAACGGGCATTGCGGCCACGGACCCTTACGCAAACTCCGGCAGCACGGAGACCCTGGGTTTTGAAGTAAGCCTCCAGGCGGATCATAGCTGCGGCCTGTTCGGACACGTCAATTACACCTGGCAGGAGCCGGAATACGACGAGTTCACCGAAGCCGGAGTGACTTATGACGGCAAGCGCTTCCCCAAAATTCCCGAGCAGATGCTGGGCGTGCTTTTGGGCTACGAAAACAAGACGGCCGGACAATTTTCCGTCACCTGGGACTACGTGGGGGAAAGGTACTTTGACCAGGATAACACCCTCCTGGGCGAGGACTACCTCCTTGTCGGCGCTGGATACGAAAAATCCTTTGACAATTGGCAGCCCGGACTCTCCGTATTCCTCAGCGCCAGCAATCTGACCGACGAAAATACGGCGGTGTACGGCTCCGGAACCCCCGGCGCTGAAAGTCTGGTTCCCGTCTATGGAAGAAGAATTTTCGGGGGCGTGGAGCTCAAGTTCGACTTTGCACCCCAATAAACCCAAGGAGGCTTTATTATGAATACACAAAAAACGGCGGCAAGGAGACTATCCTTAAGCCGCCTGGCCTTGTTCGCTTGCGTATTCGCCATTTGCTTTACGGCGCCGTCCTTCGCCCATAACCTCTGGATTGTGGGGGATCCCCACAATAACGGCGACGGGGTGGTGGACCTGTACTTTGAACACTGGCTCGGGCCTGGCGACGGCGCCTACACCGGTCCCATTTTGGAAAGAGGAAAAACCACCCTGAGGACCCCGGACGGGAACACTATTTCCCTGACCATGAAAAGCGCGTCACAGGGCGAAAACAAGAAGTACTTGTCCGCCAATGCCGGAAAGACGCCGCAATCCTACGCCGTGGACCACGCCAGCCTGTACGGCATTTACCACGGGCGGTTGGACTTTTTTTACGGCAAGTGCATCCAAGCCAAAACCAAGAAAGACCTGGAGGCTTTGGCGGAATCCCAAAACCTCCCGTTTCAGTTCGTCCCCCAAGTCACGGAAGACGGAAAGCTGCTGCTGAAGTTGCAGTATTTCTCCAATCCTTTGCCCAAGACCAAAATCAAGCGGGTGAAAAAAGACGGCACGGAAGAGACCTTTGAAACGGATAAAAAGGGGGAATTCCTGTTCACGCCCGATAAAGCCGGGAAATACCATTTCAGCTCCCTGGCTTTTGAGCACGAAGCGGCCGGCGCCTTTGAATATCAGGCTTTCAAAGGCATTATGTATGGAACCACCTTAACCATTAACTGGCCCGTCGAATAAAAAAATGCCGATTGGGCCATTTAACGGCCCTCATTAGATCATAAGGTGCGGCGCCGGAGGCCGTGCTATTTCGAGGAGGCCGCCACCGTCCTGTTTCTGCCTTCCTGTTTGGCCCTGTACAAAGCATCGTCCGCGGTTTTGACAAGAACGTCGGCTTCACTTCCCATCTCATCTCCGGAAATCATGTCCAGGGACGCCACACCCACGCTTACGGTGACGGGAATGCTTCGGCCGTCCGGAATGTTGAATTCCGCGGACTCCACATTCCGGCGGACTTTCTCTGCAGCCATCCTGGCCTGGGAGATGGTGGACTCCGTCAATATCACCACAAATTCCTCGCCGCCCCAGCGGGCTGGCACGTCCGCTTTGCGTACATTGTCTTTTAACAGCGTGGCGAACTGGGTCAGCACCCAGTCCCCAGCCTGATGCCCGTAGTTGTCGTTCACCCTTTTGAAATGATCGATATCCAGGATCATCAGGCTCATGGGCGAGCCGTAACGCAACGAGCGCGAGATCTCCTCCGCCAAGCGGGTTTCGAAATGCCTGCGGTTATGCAACCGGGTGAGTTCGTCCGTAATGGACATGACTTCGATGGTTTCGTAGGCCTTGGTTAAGCGCCGGGCCAGCCTGGACACAAGAATCCAGATCATGCTCAACAGGCTCAGGGAAATGGCTGCGGTCAGGCCGGATGCAATGAGCGTGTTGGCCCGTATTTGGGAATAAATGTCCGTTACGTCCAATTCAACGCTGATGCCGCCGCGCACCTCGCCTTTCTTGTAGCCTTGTTTGGCGTGACATTTCAGGCAGGAGGCCTCAACAAATAAAGGCGCCATATACTGAAAAACCGTTCGCCCGTTTTTTTCAATGGTTTCAAATGACTCCTTGGCGCCTTTCTCAAAGGAGATCAGTGCGGCCGTCTCAAAAGCATTGGCGAAATTGTCTGGGTTTAACGGCCTCAGGCTGGTTATATGATACCGAAAATCCTGGGCCTCTTCCGCGAAAATTGAAATTTCTCGCGTCATAAGCGCCGGGTTTTTCATGGTGTACACCTTGCCGTCCACGGTGAATATGTCCGGATTCTCCAGGTAAGGATTGGACTCGATGCCAGCCGCCTTTTCGACAAAGACCCCGCCGTACTGAGCGTTCCATCTCCTGGCAAGGACGATGTTCTGGAAGTGGGACCTGGCCGTAACAACTATTTGGTTGTGGATAATCTGGTTGGTTCTGAAGATGAAGCCTAATAATATTCCCGTCAAAAAAATGACAACAATCAGGCTCAGGTTGATCAGGAAAATTCTCCACACTCTTTGCTTTTTCATGCCCGCTATGTCCTTAACCTTACGGCTTGTAAATCAATCCTCCAGGGGTCATCTTCTCCGGCTGATAGAGGCGCGCTTAAACGCCGGAGCCGCCTATATCGCCGCCTCGACGTTCAACAAGAAACAATCAATGTCGGTTGGCCCCGGGTTAATGTTTAAGTTGAGTAAAAGTCCTTGTATTCATGCGACAATTTTTCAGAATGCATGAAGCGTGCAAAAAAAGGATTTGCGAGCGGTTGCGGCAACGCGGCGCCGCATTATCCGCCAGATAGGAAGCGGCTTGCTCGGGGGCGTCCATCCGCCTTGTTTTATGCCGGCTGCCGGTCTTTTGAACGCAATGAAATATATTACTCAGTAAAAAATCTTAAATTATGATTTTATATGTATTGTTTGGCAGGATTTTTCCTATGCCGAGGTCAAATGTCGCATTTTTATCCCTGCAGGGTTGACTCCCATTCAATAGGCAAATATTCTTTCCAATCATTTTCGACATAATAAATAATACCGCGATTCAGGCGCGAGGCTTGTTGAGGACAAACCTTGCCCGTTCGTAATCGCCGTTCACGCCTTCACTTTTTGCCAAGGCTGCCTGAGCCAAAGGA contains the following coding sequences:
- a CDS encoding TonB-dependent receptor family protein, producing MKRLNSMKIMIVGALAASLAFGPAYAQEEQPKKLEKMVVSAAKMETSVDKTPTNITVFTREEIEQMPKTTTINELLRQVPGLYIPQYQSGVANDGVYSARGSEPSTTGLRFLVNGIEFNKGNGYTVPTRIPINDIERIEVIKTASAEYGDQAIGGLINVVTRVSNKPLEAKAGVSVGDFNYENYYTVINGTRNKWEYFVDMSFSNSEGYQDEAYYDPENFYTRLAYNIDETSVCEFHGSHMASKGAWPKSLTQAQLDEDPTQSPGGSNEFENDYNLAALAYKKKLGDDELQVKVIGKDEWVWMDYGLDFEFDEWEIFPSVTYNLRHSMGSMKNSILFGVEGRKHELTTQLWTRKNNAKFKKTKHTLREDNSFALYIVDQCSITDALTVTLGGRYDSYEQEQTGRVNPANSVDQSDEAFSPKIGATYTINQYANLFAGFNSGFKSPARVPGAAYSADLDPERTLSYETGVRGFFNSWLSYTVCGFLNQYKDKWVKTGIAATDPYANSGSTETLGFEVSLQADHSCGLFGHVNYTWQEPEYDEFTEAGVTYDGKRFPKIPEQMLGVLLGYENKTAGQFSVTWDYVGERYFDQDNTLLGEDYLLVGAGYEKSFDNWQPGLSVFLSASNLTDENTAVYGSGTPGAESLVPVYGRRIFGGVELKFDFAPQ
- a CDS encoding diguanylate cyclase — translated: MKKQRVWRIFLINLSLIVVIFLTGILLGFIFRTNQIIHNQIVVTARSHFQNIVLARRWNAQYGGVFVEKAAGIESNPYLENPDIFTVDGKVYTMKNPALMTREISIFAEEAQDFRYHITSLRPLNPDNFANAFETAALISFEKGAKESFETIEKNGRTVFQYMAPLFVEASCLKCHAKQGYKKGEVRGGISVELDVTDIYSQIRANTLIASGLTAAISLSLLSMIWILVSRLARRLTKAYETIEVMSITDELTRLHNRRHFETRLAEEISRSLRYGSPMSLMILDIDHFKRVNDNYGHQAGDWVLTQFATLLKDNVRKADVPARWGGEEFVVILTESTISQARMAAEKVRRNVESAEFNIPDGRSIPVTVSVGVASLDMISGDEMGSEADVLVKTADDALYRAKQEGRNRTVAASSK
- a CDS encoding SMP-30/gluconolactonase/LRE family protein, giving the protein MKRLFSLFFTLIFVLTAYFLFWPVPVDPAAWQAPEDLGYTGPFSANNKLAGLEFVNIGPGTGPEAVAVDAEGRIYTGTAQGWIVRLDKDGKNPQNWVNTAGRPLGMAFSPDGNLIVADAVEGLLSIGPDGQVAVLANTAQGVPIAYADDLDAAQDGKIYFTDASVKFNPSTVGDSVDASMLDLIEHGGNGRLLMYDPNTKRASVLVDGLQFANGVAVSHDGMSVLFNETGAYRVMRYWLEGPLKGKVTPVLENLPGFPDNITRGMDGRYWVALVAPRNALLDKLSDQPFARKILVRMPKFIRPKAEHYGHIFAINDQGKVLVDLQDPSGMFPANTSALETPAHILLGSLEAPHMARLDKRQFQGLGVEQ